One Gossypium hirsutum isolate 1008001.06 chromosome A08, Gossypium_hirsutum_v2.1, whole genome shotgun sequence genomic window, atattttaaatttaattaggtagataaatcttatttggatagataagttttattcatattctagaataagggaactattttctttttatgttttagtaaatttattagaataagggaactattttcccaattaggattaggacttttttttctctatttaagttcaattctttagTTAATAAGAGAAGTACAATTTTATTCAAAGCTCTCTTGAAATCTTTCATGGCATCTGAGTTAGGTTAAAATTTCTAGTAACATCATGGTTAAAACAGCCTTCACTGGAGATAAGAGATCCAGCAATCAAACAGAGGAAAAAAGTTCTACAGTTGAAACAACTACCGAGAGTACAATGACTCAAGGGACAGAGGCGTCTCACCTTTCTTTTCAACTGACATCTCACAAGTTGAATGGCAAGAATTATCTGGAATGGTCGCAGTTCATAAAATTAGCAATTGATGGGCGCGGCAAGCTAGGTCATTTAAATGGAGAAGTTGAGCAACCACAGGTGGGTGATCCAAAGATGAGCAAGTAGAGGTCAGAAAATTCTATGGTAATTGCGTGGCTTATTAATTCCATGGAAGCTTCCATAGGTAAACCTTTTATTTTTCTCCCAACTGCTAAAGATGTTTGGGACGCTGTGAAAGACACCTATTCAGATTTAGAAAACGCTTCACAgatttttgagttaaaaataaaaatgtggaAAGCTAGGCAAGGGGAAAAAGAAGTTACTCTTTATTATAATGAGATGATGTCTCTTTGGCAAGAACTGGATCAGTGTTATAATGATGAATGGGAGTGTCCCGGAAATGGTGTAAAAGctatgaaaaaagaagagaatgaaagAGCTTATTTGTTTCTAGCtggtttaaataaagaatttgatgaaGTGAGATCTCGGATCCTAGGGAAAAAATCGCTTCCAAAACTTCGTGAGATTTTTTCTGAGGTTAGAAGAGAGGAGACAAGGAGAAAAGGAATGTAAAAGCCAGGGTTTGAAGCTAATGATGATAATTCTGTTCttgtaactattaaaaataatgatgatagtaaaaaaaagaaaaaaccttggTGCGATCACTGCAAAAAATATTGGCACACTAGTGAAACGTGTTGAAAGCTCCATGGGAAACCGACAAATGGAAGGAAAAAGAATGGCAATGGTCGTGGTTCACAATCAGGGGATAGCAGAGCTTTCCAAACAACTAATGGAAATTATGAGGGCCAAAGTTCTCTGGAAGGGTCtccattcactaaggaacaattagagcatctacacaagttttttcaatcaccacaatttcggatgaattcttctattcctagctcatccaataatccttcttcctcttttgcccaatcaggtattgatttttctgtttttttcagtgtcaagccttgtaaaacaaacacATGGATCGTTGATTCTGGAGCTAATGATCACATAACTAgcaatcattttcttttttcaacttataCACCTTGCGCaggaaacaaaaagatcaaagtagCAGATGGGTCCTTCTCGGCAATAGCCGGGAAAGGCactgttaaaatttcatcttccttggttttacatgtgccaaatctagcttgtaatctcatatcggtcagtaaattatcccagtcctcaaattgtcatgttatatttAACTCCTCTATGTATAAGTTTCAGGACATGGTCtcggggaggatgattggcaatGCTAAAAAATTTGATGGAATTTACTTTTTTGAAGACGaccatctaagtcaaccaacaactactttatgtttaaattctgtttctgattttgataaggttatgatttggcattataggcttggacatcctaatttttattatttaagatatttgttacctaatctatttaaaaataaaagtcattcttcatatcattgtgaattttgtgaattggctaaatatcatcggtcattctttccacctcaaaaatataaagcctccaaacctttttcgttaattcatagtgatgtttggggaccttcaAGAGTCTCGACTTTTTTAAGAAAACgttggtttgtcacatttattgatgatcatactcgactttgttgggtgtttttattaaaagataagtccgaagttaaaaatgtgtttcagtctttttatgctatggtgAAACACAATTTGGTGTGAAAATAGAAGTATTTTGAACTGACAATGGTGGGGAATTTTTTAGCGACCAATTAGGTATTTTCTTAACTAAACATGGAATAGTCCACCAAAGttcttgtacaaatacaccacaacaaaatgggattgcagaaagaaaaaaccgacatcttttggaagtaactagagccttgatgttcactagtcaAGTACCACGTTATCTTTAGGGCGAAGCCTTGTTAACagctacatatcttattaatagaatgcccagtaaaattctaaattatagaactccttttagtctctttaaagataactttcctaactctaaattgatTACAAATTTATCCCTCCGAGTTTTTGggtgtagtgtttttgttcatcttcacaaccaaggtaaactagatcctagagcaaaaaaatgtgtctttgttggttatgcttctaataaaaagggttacaaatgttatgatccaATTAATAGGAAGATTATAGTTACCATGGATATCACATTTGTTGAAACAAAATCTTATTTTCATTCTAATCTTCAGGGAGGGAATTATACTAAAGAagattctataattgatcaagaagatactaggaatatacaacataggaattctaataatggggaaggcgaatttataattaacacaaaaattaatgatgttaatgttaatgaaaaggaggatgaaggtgtagagtctgatcatgaaaataaagaacaaacaaaagagttaattgtttactcgagaagaaatcgaaatcaagaaagtggaatccaccagattcatcaccaagaatccgacccgcaagatcttgtcaaaagcccaggtaaagctcataatccagccaatgaattttctgatttagatattccaattgccaaaagaaaaggtgttagaaatattgtcaaatatcCCATGTCTAACTTTGTATCCTATAAAGCCTTATCTTTGACATTCTCAACCTTTGTTTCGTGTCTCGATACTATCCAAATACCCAAAAATGTAAAAGATGCTTTACAGGTTCCTGAGTGGAATGAGGCTATTTTAGAGGAGATGCGTGCTCTTGAAAAAACAGGTACATGGGAAACAATGGAATTACCTGTAGGGAAAAAAACAGTGGGCTGTAACTAgatgtgaagaatgctttcctaaatggaaaacttgaagaagaagtttacatggatcctcctccaagttttgaagaaaaatttgaaactcgagtatgtaaactcaagaaatctttataCGGTCTGAAGCAGTCTCCTCGAGCTTGGTTTGAACGAttcactcaagttgttaaaaaacaaGGTTACTCACAAGGGCAAGCTGATCACACAATGTTCTATCGACATTCACAAAAAGATAGAATAGCtgttattatagtttatgtcgatgatatcattctcacaggagatgatgtggatgaaataagaCGTCCAAGAAGCATCTAGCATTTgagtttgagatcaaagacttgagtcctttgaaatactttcttggaatggaagttgctcgatcgaagaagggtcttgtggtctctcagaaaaaatatgtgattgatcttttaaaagaggctgggatgagtggttgccgcccagctgacacaccaattgatccaaatgtaaaatttgaaaataaagaaggtcgattagttgataaagggcaataccaaagattagttggtaagttaatttacttatcacatacaaggcCAGACATAGCTTTTGCAGTAAGCTTAatgagtcaatttatgcactccccaatagaggaacatgaagaagcagtgtttcgaattctaagatacttgaagagttcactaggaaagggcttattcttcaagaaatccgaacaaagaggaattgaaacttatacagatgcagattgggcaggctcaataacagacagaagatctacatcaggatactgtacatttgtttggggaaaccttgtgacttggcgaagcaaaaaacaaactattgtagcaagaagtagtgcagaggctgagtttagatcaatggctcaaggaatttgtgaaatggtttggttaaaaagaattatggaagagctgaggaaaccaataacttcaccaatgaagttgtattgtgatagcaaagctgccattagcattgctcacaacccagtccaacataacagaactaaacatgttgagattgatagacactttatcaGGGAAAAGATTGACGAAGGCCAAGTGTGCATGCcgtttgttccttcaaaacaacagattgctgacatactcaccaaaggactctctaagacaagctttgattttcttgtaagcaagttaggcatgattgatatatatgcaccaacttgagggagggtgttgaaatatgtatatattttaaatttaactaggtaaataaatcttatttggatagataagttttattcatattctagaaatatttttatcttttagtagtttactagaataaggaaactattttctttttatgttttagtaagtttattagaataagggaactattttcccaattaggattagatcttttttttctctatttaagttcaattctttagTTAATAAGAGAAGTACAATTTTATTCAAAGCTCTCTTGAAATCTTTCAACTACAGTCTAATTTAGAAACAAAACAGAATCTATATGACTTATAACCAAATAATTTACCTTCCCAAAAGTGTCATGATCCCAGACTTCAAGGATTAGCATATCATGTAATCCGTCCTCAACAACAAAGTCAAAAGTTTGATTCCATACAGGATTCAAGCTGTCATTCACAACCTGAAAATGGAAATAACTATAAGGAACAAAACATTCTTTATGCCCCCCACCCAATCCTTGAAGGAAAGGgaaaaaatgaaaacaagaaaAGACAACTACACCTTTGGGCAATCAAATTCTTACCCTAGTTTTATTCTTCAACTCTGATTTCTTCATTGTGAGTACAACATAGGGATCAGCCTTTCCCATTAAATCTACAATAGGCAAATCTTCAGCAGTTATCACAGTCACAGACAGTACTCCTCTAATAATAATCTCCCTTTTCTTATGTGTAACTGCCTTCTCATTTTCAATATCGTCTGTTCCATTTGCTCCATTTTTAAGAACCCTCTCCAAGGATGTCATTGAAAAGTCAGAGGAACAGGGGTTTGTAAAACTGTTCTCCATGCCAAACGGACAGTACAAGAGCTCCAAGTGCACCTAAAAACCAACAAAAGGAATttcaatcaaaagaaaaaaatatatcatcattttcatagAGATACAAAATTTCTAGAAAGAACAGACAACctatgaaaaaataatttaagatatTTATAACTTAAAGAGTGAGTGACCGAGGCACACAACTTGTGGCCATCTGGTTACGAACCAGTTCTCTCCCAAAACACAGGCTCTTTGCTTGGCTAGTTGTTTTGGATAGGTTACATACTCTTTCTCCTATTAAGAATTCGGGCCCTAATCTTTATAAAACTACAATCTCTTTCTATGACGAGGAGGAAGAAACCAGAGACCATATTTTCTTGACCTACAGCTTTTCTAAAGACGTCTGCAGGATACTATGGAGAAGTTTCTTCTTGTGCAGCAGATTGGTAACTGGATGGTAAAGTTTGACTGAATCCTTGCTCATTACAAATTTACAAGGATAAGACTTTTAAGGCTTTCTTGCTGCGGGGGGCTTTGACTGCTTACCTAATCCATCTGGagatgggaacctgaggaaattCAGATCTAACTACCCAAACGCTCATGATACTATAGTCTATATAAAAACTAGGCTGAATGAAACCATGAACATAGTTGACCCCCTCATCAAGGATTTTGTGTGATAAATTGGGCATTGATGTTTGGGAAGTAATTAATTTTTCTCTGAATTGGTAGCTTAGCACCTTTATAGCAAGTTTCTCATTCTTTCTAGTATAATTTAATGCTAgctatattaaaaagaaaaatgaatgaatgtgagagaaagagtaaaaattgatttccaaaataagcTATTCCACAACAGGCagataaactaataaaaatgattgctaaaaattaaaattacccTTCTATTGCTATCACTAAGGTAACGGCAGATGGTGGTGTAAATTAGGAGAAAGAACATTTATACTAAAGTGGTTTGAGTCTGTGGCCAAAAACAGTGGTTCGAGTCACAAAAGATCAGACCAAGCACTAGCACATTTAGCACTTGTACCTGCTGCAGGCATTACAATTTGAAAGATAGAAAAGAATTGCCTTGAACAAGTTCTATTTAGTGAAAATACATGCACACACAAACGAATAAACAATCATTAATTTATTATACTGAGGATAATCAATGCGCTCACCTGCCCCCTGTACTTACTATCTCTCTGGATCTCCAAGTCTTTAACCAGATTCAACCAGACATCCTTCACTTTACCAGGTTCAAGTTCACTTAAAAGTACTTGAGCACATCCAATGAACTCAGATGCCTGAACCCCCTCATCATCATAAATCCTTACCACCAAATGCTGAGTTGTTGCATCCTCAATAATAAATTCATAGTGTTCATTCCAAATAGGATTCAAGTCATTGTTCTGGAaaatacacacacacacaaaagaaAGATTCTTCTAAAAACTCttgaaaaattatcgaaataatTTGTCTTTCTCTAGGAATGAACAATGAGGAAGCAAGGAGGGGAGTGAGAACTTacaattattttacttttttttgttctGTCAGGTAAAGGGCGTACAAATAATACAGCATAGGGATCTGATTTTCCAATAATATCTTTGTTTGTCAAGTCACGTGCCTGGATAAGCTTCACCTCTAGCATTCCAACCGGCTTTAACTCCAAATCACTGAAAACAGAAAGACATTAACACTCCATTTATATTGGTTTGAACTAGgacaaaatcattaattaaatttaagttaaaaaaccCTTAATTCCAACTTTTTCAGTTTTCTAATTTCACAAACAATGAAAACAACTTCTTATTGTTTtctaattttcacaaattttttattttccaaaaaccatttttaaaattttcaaccaaacttattttctttactttttccaACTTCCAAGAAACAAAAGTGACCTCTGTTTCCTAAAACCAAATAGAGCGCAAGTTCTTTGACCAGACCTGCCCCTACTTAGATGttaagagagagagagacagaGAAAAAGGTTCTCTGTATGTTGTCCATAAATTAGCCTAAAGTCCCTAGGACTTTCTTCATTTCTACATTGAACAAGATTATTATCTACTATGATGACCAAAAAGGAAAAGCCATACCTGTAGTCTCCAGGCAAAATTGGAATAATTTTTCTGACAGGCCACATGATAGAATCTTCAATAGCATCCCGTATCGTGCTCTGCATAGGAAGCAGCAGAAGGATAAGTTAATCTTTAGACATATGAATAAACCTTCCATCTCACAAAGTTTAacacaaacacacacacacacaaaaaaaaaaaaaaaaagaggaagaagaaaagaagaccCTTAGAACAGTGTGTCCCTATAGGAATCATAGATAGCGATATCAGAGATCAATTACTAACTTATATGCAAGGAGCAC contains:
- the LOC107911131 gene encoding synaptotagmin-5, which produces MGFFVGLLFGLFAGLAIVVLFVRSENSRSNLRTKLATTVAAFARMTVEDSRKILPAEFYPSWVVFSQRQKLTWLNQHLTKIWPYVDEAASDLIKASVEPVLEQYRPVILSSLKFSKFTLGAVAPQFTGVSILEDGADSVIMELEMQWDANSNIVLAIKTYLGVSLPVQVKDIGFTGVFRLIFKPLVNEFPCFGAVCYSLRKKKKLDFTLKVIGGDISTIPGLADAIESTIRDAIEDSIMWPVRKIIPILPGDYSDLELKPVGMLEVKLIQARDLTNKDIIGKSDPYAVLFVRPLPDRTKKSKIINNDLNPIWNEHYEFIIEDATTQHLVVRIYDDEGVQASEFIGCAQVLLSELEPGKVKDVWLNLVKDLEIQRDSKYRGQVHLELLYCPFGMENSFTNPCSSDFSMTSLERVLKNGANGTDDIENEKAVTHKKREIIIRGVLSVTVITAEDLPIVDLMGKADPYVVLTMKKSELKNKTRVVNDSLNPVWNQTFDFVVEDGLHDMLILEVWDHDTFGKDYMGRCILTLTRVILEGEYKDCMPLEGAKSGKLNINLKWMPQPIFRDS